The following proteins come from a genomic window of Synechococcus sp. NB0720_010:
- a CDS encoding DnaJ domain-containing protein, translating to MSEPGSINHWAVLGLDPGSDASSLKRAFRQQARRWHPDLNGDDPHAEEQFKAVNEAYAVLSDPQRRQQWEAGLDEATAASAGLDPFATGFPDFEDYLDVLFHRERRRPRHQDADEDFSAPEPEPFREYGTGEVTPPVPPPPPPVVASEELESVVNLTPEQALEGVRVELDLPDGTAIEVWTPPMAGDGWRLRLAGVAPGGRDHFLQLRVRTDEGLRIDGLRVHYQLELSPAEGALGCTAVVPTLDGPVQLRIPPGSSSGRLLRLRSRGLTRMEQRGDQLVEIRLVVPQGLTEAEEALYRRLQQLAEEIDGERERSVNQ from the coding sequence ATGTCCGAACCGGGCAGCATTAATCATTGGGCCGTTCTGGGACTGGACCCAGGGTCTGACGCCTCTTCGCTCAAGCGAGCGTTTCGTCAACAGGCACGCCGCTGGCACCCCGATTTGAACGGGGATGATCCCCATGCCGAAGAGCAGTTCAAGGCGGTGAACGAGGCCTATGCGGTCTTGAGTGACCCGCAACGGCGTCAACAGTGGGAAGCCGGTCTCGACGAAGCGACGGCCGCCTCGGCCGGACTGGATCCCTTTGCGACGGGCTTTCCTGACTTCGAGGACTATCTCGATGTTCTCTTTCATCGAGAGCGCAGACGTCCACGTCACCAGGACGCTGATGAGGACTTTTCCGCTCCGGAACCGGAGCCCTTTCGGGAGTACGGCACTGGCGAGGTCACGCCACCAGTGCCACCGCCGCCCCCTCCGGTGGTGGCCAGCGAGGAGCTCGAGTCGGTGGTGAATCTCACCCCTGAGCAGGCCCTCGAGGGCGTGCGGGTGGAGCTGGACCTTCCCGATGGAACGGCGATCGAGGTGTGGACTCCGCCGATGGCCGGGGACGGTTGGCGACTACGCCTCGCCGGGGTCGCCCCGGGGGGCAGAGATCATTTTCTGCAGCTACGGGTGCGCACCGACGAGGGCCTGCGCATTGATGGTCTAAGGGTTCACTACCAATTGGAGCTCTCCCCGGCGGAGGGTGCCTTGGGCTGCACCGCTGTGGTCCCGACCCTTGACGGCCCCGTGCAGCTGCGCATCCCTCCCGGCTCCTCCAGTGGTCGTTTGCTGCGTTTGCGATCCCGCGGCTTGACGCGGATGGAGCAGCGGGGAGACCAACTTGTTGAAATCCGCCTGGTCGTTCCTCAGGGGCTGACTGAGGCGGAGGAAGCGCTGTACCGCCGGCTGCAACAGCTCGCAGAGGAAATTGACGGTGAGCGCGAACGCTCGGTGAATCAGTGA
- the dnaK gene encoding molecular chaperone DnaK, giving the protein MARIVGIDLGTTNSVVAVLEGGRPQVIASAEGGRTTPSVVGFSKDQELLVGQLARRQLVLNPRNTFANLKRFVGRQWDELDDGSLSVPYTVRANDQGNVRVVCPATEREYAPEELVASVLRKLVDDASTYLGEPVEAAVITVPAYFNDAQRQATRDAGRLAGISVERILNEPTAAALAYGFDRSTVKRVLVFDLGGGTFDVSILRVAQGVFDVKATSGDTQLGGNDWDRRIVDWLADAFQKEHEIDLRRDRQALQRLTEAAEKAKIELSGVQSTPISLPFIATGQDGPLHIETTLERSTFEGLCPDLLDRLLRPVQRALRDSGFAAEDIDDVVLVGGSTRMPMVQQMVRTLVPLEPCQSVNPDEVVSIGAAVQAGILTGELRDLMLNDVTPLSLGLETIGGVMKVLIPRNTSIPVRKSDLFSTSEANQSSVEIHVLQGERQMADGNKSLGRFKLSGIPPAPRGVPQVQVSFDIDANGLLQVSATDRTTGRQQSVSIQGGSNLSEDEIKTLIAEAEEKASEDRRKRAEIDRRNRAQTLVGQAERRLRDAALELGPYGAERQQRAVEVAMRDVQEMLADGDLSELDISVSQLQEAIYGLNRRLASERKQDANPIQGIKNTLGSLKDELFAEDDWDDWDRPGRSRDPWSEPRYGGGWQEDRWDRPSLDRFDPPRPRWEEPPSPRERELQPARRYDQSNGYFEERYQPADPYEDAYDEPLQQPREERFADRRPTTTPTTPNHGSYEGDPWAED; this is encoded by the coding sequence TTGGCACGGATCGTTGGAATCGACCTGGGAACCACCAACTCCGTGGTTGCGGTGCTTGAAGGTGGGCGTCCGCAGGTGATCGCCAGTGCCGAGGGGGGCCGTACCACCCCTTCCGTTGTTGGCTTCAGCAAGGACCAGGAGCTGCTGGTGGGTCAGTTGGCCCGGCGTCAGCTGGTTCTCAACCCAAGAAACACCTTCGCCAACCTCAAGCGTTTCGTTGGCCGCCAGTGGGATGAGCTGGATGACGGCAGCCTGAGTGTTCCCTATACGGTTCGAGCCAACGATCAGGGCAATGTCCGGGTGGTCTGCCCCGCCACGGAACGGGAGTACGCCCCTGAAGAGCTGGTTGCCAGCGTGCTGCGCAAGTTGGTGGATGACGCCAGCACCTATCTGGGTGAACCGGTTGAGGCCGCGGTGATTACGGTCCCGGCCTATTTCAATGACGCCCAGCGCCAGGCCACCCGTGACGCTGGTCGCTTGGCCGGCATTTCGGTCGAGCGGATCCTGAATGAGCCCACTGCAGCGGCACTGGCCTATGGCTTTGACCGAAGCACCGTCAAGCGCGTGCTGGTCTTTGACCTCGGCGGTGGCACCTTTGACGTCTCAATCCTGCGTGTTGCCCAGGGGGTCTTTGACGTCAAGGCCACAAGTGGAGACACGCAACTCGGCGGGAACGACTGGGATCGCCGCATTGTTGATTGGTTGGCCGATGCCTTCCAAAAGGAGCATGAGATCGATTTGCGCCGGGACCGCCAGGCACTCCAACGCCTGACTGAGGCGGCTGAGAAGGCCAAGATCGAACTCAGTGGTGTTCAAAGCACACCGATCTCTCTTCCGTTTATTGCCACCGGTCAGGACGGCCCTCTTCATATCGAGACCACCCTCGAGCGCAGCACCTTTGAGGGCCTCTGCCCCGATCTGCTGGATCGCCTGCTTCGACCGGTTCAGAGGGCGCTTCGCGATTCCGGTTTTGCCGCGGAGGACATCGACGATGTGGTCCTTGTTGGTGGATCAACGCGGATGCCAATGGTGCAGCAGATGGTGCGAACCCTCGTACCGCTGGAGCCCTGCCAGTCGGTGAACCCCGATGAAGTCGTCTCGATTGGTGCCGCTGTACAGGCCGGAATCCTGACCGGCGAACTCCGGGATCTGATGCTCAATGACGTCACTCCCCTTTCCCTTGGTTTGGAAACCATCGGTGGAGTGATGAAGGTGCTGATTCCGCGCAACACGTCTATTCCTGTTCGCAAGAGCGATCTCTTCAGCACCTCGGAAGCCAACCAAAGTTCCGTCGAGATCCATGTGCTCCAGGGCGAGCGTCAGATGGCCGATGGAAACAAGAGTCTTGGTCGTTTCAAGCTGTCCGGGATTCCCCCAGCACCGCGGGGCGTGCCTCAAGTGCAGGTCTCGTTCGACATCGATGCCAACGGATTACTCCAGGTCTCGGCGACGGATCGGACCACCGGCCGTCAGCAGAGCGTCAGCATCCAGGGCGGCTCCAATCTCAGTGAAGACGAGATCAAAACCCTGATTGCTGAGGCCGAGGAGAAGGCCAGTGAAGACCGCCGCAAACGGGCCGAGATCGATCGGCGCAATCGCGCTCAGACCTTGGTGGGACAAGCCGAGCGCAGGCTCAGAGACGCTGCTCTCGAGCTCGGTCCCTATGGCGCCGAACGCCAGCAGCGAGCGGTTGAGGTCGCCATGCGCGACGTCCAGGAGATGTTGGCTGATGGAGACCTCAGCGAACTCGACATCAGCGTGAGTCAGCTTCAGGAGGCCATCTATGGACTGAACCGCCGACTCGCGAGCGAACGCAAACAGGACGCCAATCCAATCCAGGGCATTAAGAACACCTTGGGCTCCCTGAAGGACGAGCTCTTCGCTGAAGACGACTGGGATGACTGGGACCGCCCAGGACGCTCCCGCGACCCCTGGAGCGAACCCCGCTACGGCGGCGGTTGGCAGGAAGACCGTTGGGATCGTCCAAGCCTCGATCGGTTTGATCCCCCTCGCCCGCGCTGGGAAGAGCCTCCAAGCCCCCGGGAGAGGGAGCTGCAACCGGCCCGGCGTTATGACCAGTCCAATGGCTACTTCGAGGAGCGTTATCAACCCGCTGATCCCTACGAGGATGCCTATGACGAGCCTCTCCAGCAGCCCCGTGAGGAGCGCTTTGCTGACCGCAGGCCCACCACCACCCCGACGACACCGAATCACGGCTCCTACGAGGGAGATCCCTGGGCTGAGGACTGA
- the pstC gene encoding phosphate ABC transporter permease subunit PstC translates to MARSPRLELFALRRRSAAERATDRGFQQLAVALAGAVGLLVFAILLTVFTGAWEAIQTFGLSFITTSDWDPISEHYGAFTAIYGTLVSSSVALLIAVPLGVGTAIFLTENIIPKAIREVLGVMVELLAAIPSVVLGLWAIVVMEPFLRPFLTDLHRYLGWIPLFSTEPQGPGMAPASLILVVMILPIITAISRDALRQVPDGLRQAAYGIGTTRWGAIFQVMLPAAISGITGGVMLALGRAMGETMAVTMIIGNSNNFSFSLLAPANTISSMLANQFGEADGIQVSALMYAALVLMLMTLLVNLLAQQVVKRLSLKY, encoded by the coding sequence ATGGCCAGGAGTCCGCGCCTTGAGCTCTTCGCCTTGCGGCGCCGGTCTGCCGCTGAACGGGCGACCGATCGGGGATTCCAGCAACTCGCCGTTGCCCTGGCTGGGGCGGTGGGTCTGTTGGTCTTCGCGATTCTTCTGACGGTCTTCACGGGGGCCTGGGAGGCCATCCAGACCTTTGGGCTGTCCTTCATCACGACCTCGGACTGGGATCCGATCAGTGAGCACTACGGCGCCTTCACCGCCATCTACGGAACGCTGGTCAGTTCAAGCGTGGCGCTGCTGATCGCCGTGCCCCTTGGGGTGGGCACTGCCATTTTTTTGACTGAAAACATCATTCCCAAGGCCATCCGCGAGGTCCTGGGGGTGATGGTCGAACTGCTGGCGGCCATTCCCTCAGTGGTCTTGGGGCTTTGGGCGATCGTCGTAATGGAGCCCTTCCTTCGCCCTTTCCTGACGGATCTCCACCGCTACCTAGGCTGGATACCGCTGTTTTCGACAGAACCCCAGGGTCCCGGCATGGCGCCAGCGTCCCTGATCTTGGTGGTGATGATCCTGCCGATCATTACGGCCATCTCCCGGGACGCCCTACGGCAGGTTCCCGATGGCCTGCGCCAGGCGGCCTACGGCATCGGCACCACCCGTTGGGGAGCAATTTTCCAGGTCATGCTGCCGGCTGCCATTTCTGGCATCACCGGAGGAGTGATGTTGGCGTTGGGGCGGGCCATGGGCGAGACCATGGCGGTCACGATGATCATCGGCAACTCCAACAACTTCAGCTTCAGCCTGCTTGCGCCAGCCAACACGATTTCTTCAATGCTGGCCAACCAATTTGGTGAGGCCGATGGCATTCAGGTGTCGGCCCTGATGTATGCGGCCCTTGTTTTGATGCTGATGACCTTGCTGGTGAACCTATTGGCCCAGCAAGTGGTGAAGCGACTGAGCCTGAAGTACTGA
- the pstA gene encoding phosphate ABC transporter permease PstA: MTLSQYGSLRYRNGLARNLWNRIFTTVAALFTGLAVLPLVLVLVYVLLKGGSLINWQLLTELPPPPGLDGGGIGNAIVGTLLITALASLIAIPVGVGGGIYLAEYSRSGGFAQFVRFGTNVLSGVPSIICGVFIYGLIVSTRVIAGQSYSAVAGGMALAVLMIPTVIKTTDEGLKLVPQELRWGAMGVGASKVVTITRVTLPAAFAPIATGVVLGIARAAGETAPLIFTALFSPFWADGVLNPIASMSVLIYNYAIMPYEAQISLAWAASFVLVMMILLANLLARWIGRLSST; this comes from the coding sequence ATGACCCTTTCTCAATACGGAAGCCTTCGTTACCGCAACGGCCTGGCCCGCAATCTTTGGAATCGGATCTTCACCACGGTTGCAGCGCTCTTCACCGGACTGGCGGTCCTTCCGCTCGTGCTGGTGCTGGTTTATGTGCTGCTCAAGGGCGGCTCGCTGATCAATTGGCAGCTCCTCACTGAATTGCCACCCCCTCCGGGGCTCGATGGCGGCGGCATTGGTAACGCGATCGTTGGCACCCTGTTGATTACGGCCTTGGCCAGCTTGATCGCCATTCCCGTGGGCGTTGGCGGCGGCATTTACCTGGCGGAGTATTCACGCTCTGGCGGCTTCGCCCAGTTCGTGCGTTTTGGCACGAATGTGCTTTCTGGCGTGCCGTCGATCATCTGCGGCGTCTTTATCTATGGACTCATCGTCAGCACCCGGGTCATTGCTGGCCAGAGCTACAGCGCCGTTGCGGGGGGGATGGCACTGGCTGTGCTGATGATTCCCACGGTGATCAAGACCACCGATGAAGGACTGAAGCTGGTGCCCCAGGAACTCCGCTGGGGTGCCATGGGCGTTGGGGCTTCGAAGGTCGTGACGATTACGCGGGTCACGCTTCCTGCGGCCTTCGCACCGATCGCGACGGGTGTTGTCCTGGGGATCGCCCGGGCAGCGGGCGAGACAGCACCGCTGATCTTCACAGCTCTTTTCTCACCGTTCTGGGCCGATGGGGTACTCAACCCAATCGCCTCGATGTCGGTGCTGATCTACAACTACGCGATCATGCCCTACGAGGCCCAAATCTCCTTGGCTTGGGCGGCCTCCTTCGTCTTGGTGATGATGATCCTGTTGGCCAATCTGCTGGCCCGCTGGATCGGGCGCCTCTCCAGCACCTGA
- the pstB gene encoding phosphate ABC transporter ATP-binding protein PstB, with protein sequence MSTTIVISSPPASPNVSSNGVCLSLQDVSISYGSKEAVRGVYMEIPRGQVTAFIGPSGCGKSTVLRALNRMNDLIDGCSIKGRVVFDQQDIYARHVDPVEVRRRIGMVFQKPNPFPKSIYENIAFGARVNGYQGDMDELVERSLRKAALWDETKDKLRESGYALSGGQQQRLCIARTIAIEPEVILMDEPCSALDPISTLKIEEMMHELKKNYTIVIVTHNMQQAVRVSDYTGFFNVSQRSDRESKVGALVEFAETEQIFNAPKEQATQDYVTGRFG encoded by the coding sequence CTGAGCACCACGATCGTGATCTCCTCCCCCCCGGCCAGCCCCAACGTCAGCAGCAACGGGGTTTGCCTATCCCTGCAGGATGTCTCGATCAGCTACGGCAGCAAGGAAGCCGTTCGGGGGGTCTATATGGAGATCCCGCGCGGCCAGGTCACGGCCTTTATTGGCCCCTCCGGCTGTGGCAAGAGCACGGTGCTTCGGGCCCTGAACCGTATGAACGACTTGATCGACGGCTGTTCGATCAAGGGTCGCGTCGTCTTCGATCAACAGGACATCTATGCCCGGCACGTTGATCCGGTCGAAGTTCGCCGGCGGATTGGCATGGTCTTCCAGAAACCTAATCCGTTTCCGAAAAGCATCTACGAGAACATCGCCTTTGGTGCCCGCGTGAATGGTTACCAGGGCGATATGGACGAACTCGTAGAGCGCTCCCTCCGCAAAGCGGCTCTCTGGGATGAGACCAAGGACAAACTCAGAGAAAGTGGCTATGCCCTCTCAGGCGGCCAGCAGCAGCGCCTCTGCATCGCAAGGACCATTGCCATTGAGCCCGAGGTCATCTTGATGGATGAACCTTGCTCAGCTCTGGATCCGATCTCCACGTTGAAGATCGAAGAAATGATGCATGAGCTCAAGAAGAACTACACGATTGTGATCGTGACGCACAACATGCAGCAGGCCGTTCGCGTCAGCGATTACACCGGTTTCTTTAATGTCAGCCAGCGCAGTGACCGCGAGAGCAAGGTTGGAGCGCTCGTTGAATTTGCAGAGACGGAGCAAATCTTTAATGCTCCTAAAGAACAGGCCACCCAGGACTACGTCACCGGCCGTTTTGGCTGA
- a CDS encoding 2Fe-2S iron-sulfur cluster-binding protein translates to MHSHPITVHWRQENRTIQLNVPEGEYILKSFEQQGEPLPFSCRNGCCTACAVRVLEGQIDQREALGLSKEIRSRGYGLLCVARATGPLEVETQDEDEVYELQFGRHFGRGKVRAGLPLDEE, encoded by the coding sequence ATGCACAGTCACCCGATCACGGTTCATTGGCGCCAGGAGAACCGCACGATCCAGCTGAACGTGCCTGAAGGGGAGTACATCCTCAAAAGCTTTGAACAGCAGGGAGAACCCCTGCCCTTCAGTTGCCGCAACGGGTGCTGCACTGCCTGCGCCGTGCGGGTGCTCGAGGGCCAGATCGACCAGCGTGAAGCCCTGGGCCTCTCGAAGGAGATCCGAAGCCGTGGCTACGGCCTGCTCTGCGTAGCAAGGGCCACGGGCCCCCTTGAAGTGGAGACCCAGGATGAGGACGAGGTCTACGAACTGCAGTTCGGACGCCACTTCGGCCGCGGCAAGGTGCGGGCAGGACTGCCCCTGGATGAGGAATGA
- a CDS encoding inositol monophosphatase family protein yields MTTRLTDQAAQGSGLSSAELERLSAVARQAAAAGAAELKSLFGRLERIREKGRAGDLVTEADVAAEQAVLRVLSEQTPDLGVLAEESGRKEGKDSALQWCVDPLDGTTNYAHGYPFFGTSIGLTWRGQPLLGALAVPALERLYWAAPGLGAWCNDEAIQVSSCSSLGESLLVTGFAYDRHTRLDNNYAEFAYFTHRTRGVRRGGAAAVDLAFVAQGLLDGYWERGLSPWDLAAGMALVEQAGGVVCAYDGSPAELASGKLIACTPELQQDLVDGLAQCKPLAGSSFGAPELDQPTP; encoded by the coding sequence ATGACGACACGACTGACCGATCAAGCGGCCCAAGGGTCGGGTCTGAGTTCAGCTGAGCTGGAACGCCTCAGTGCCGTGGCCAGGCAGGCGGCTGCGGCAGGAGCAGCCGAGCTGAAGTCCCTGTTTGGACGACTGGAGCGGATCCGCGAAAAGGGCCGTGCCGGTGATCTCGTGACCGAAGCCGATGTGGCTGCCGAGCAGGCGGTGCTGAGGGTTCTTTCAGAGCAGACCCCCGACCTGGGGGTCCTGGCTGAGGAGAGCGGAAGGAAGGAAGGGAAAGACAGCGCCCTGCAGTGGTGCGTCGATCCCCTCGACGGCACCACGAACTACGCCCATGGCTATCCCTTTTTTGGCACCTCCATTGGTCTGACCTGGCGCGGCCAGCCCCTGCTGGGTGCCCTCGCGGTGCCAGCCCTCGAGCGGCTCTATTGGGCCGCCCCTGGCCTTGGCGCCTGGTGCAACGACGAGGCCATACAGGTCAGCAGCTGCAGCAGCCTTGGAGAGTCCTTGTTGGTCACGGGCTTTGCCTATGACCGCCACACCCGCTTGGACAACAACTACGCGGAATTCGCTTACTTCACCCACCGAACCCGCGGTGTCCGCAGGGGTGGTGCAGCGGCTGTTGATCTGGCGTTTGTGGCCCAGGGTCTGCTGGATGGCTATTGGGAGCGCGGTCTCTCTCCATGGGACCTCGCCGCAGGCATGGCCCTGGTGGAGCAGGCCGGTGGCGTGGTCTGTGCCTACGACGGATCCCCCGCTGAATTGGCCAGTGGAAAGCTGATTGCCTGCACGCCTGAGCTGCAACAGGACCTCGTGGATGGGCTTGCTCAATGCAAACCATTGGCGGGCAGCAGCTTTGGTGCGCCCGAGCTGGATCAGCCCACTCCATAG
- a CDS encoding ATP phosphoribosyltransferase regulatory subunit has protein sequence MALQPAAGTRDLNPREVDGNRWLSEQLGQVYRLWGYVEVSPPSVERLQTLEAGGRINDREVVRLASDDPLGLRPEMTASIARAACTRMAELPRPLRLWSCGTVFRSVQSDTGQQRLEEQLQSGVELLGGHASVADAELLRLLLACIAKVGIGAEHRPKLLLGHHGVLSALLNQVPPEQRNAVRKALISFDPLALAGLQLPSEQRQSLEQLMRLRGAPDQVLRQLESMLGPSSDLEHLSASLQLVASAATEAHVELQLDPTFQPHFDLYDGLVLKVVCQGVDAPVEIASGGRYDALVERFGGAASGLGFSFDLEAIQGLLGTENTAPQQRAVTLLSVRDLSQLPAAFAAQAEQHAKGQACMLLDRPCGSEAEAQAEAAARGCQAVIWMG, from the coding sequence ATGGCACTTCAACCGGCTGCCGGAACCAGGGATCTCAATCCCCGTGAGGTGGACGGCAACCGTTGGCTGTCCGAGCAACTGGGCCAGGTCTATCGCCTCTGGGGATACGTCGAAGTCAGTCCCCCGAGCGTCGAGCGGCTGCAGACCTTGGAGGCCGGTGGTCGCATCAATGACCGGGAAGTGGTTCGTCTTGCCAGCGATGACCCCTTAGGTCTCCGTCCCGAGATGACCGCCTCGATTGCCAGGGCCGCCTGCACACGCATGGCGGAGCTCCCCAGGCCGCTGCGTCTCTGGAGTTGTGGCACCGTCTTTCGCAGCGTTCAAAGCGACACCGGCCAACAGCGCCTTGAAGAGCAACTTCAGAGCGGCGTTGAACTATTAGGCGGTCACGCCAGCGTCGCCGATGCTGAGTTGCTGCGCCTCCTGCTCGCCTGCATCGCCAAGGTCGGCATCGGGGCAGAGCATCGGCCAAAGCTGCTGCTGGGCCACCACGGTGTTCTCTCCGCCCTGCTCAATCAGGTTCCGCCGGAGCAACGCAACGCCGTCAGAAAGGCCCTGATCAGTTTTGATCCGCTTGCTCTGGCCGGCCTGCAGCTGCCAAGCGAGCAACGCCAGAGCCTTGAGCAATTGATGCGTCTACGTGGCGCTCCGGATCAGGTCCTAAGGCAGCTGGAATCGATGCTCGGCCCCTCCAGTGACCTGGAGCACCTCAGCGCCAGCCTCCAGTTGGTGGCCTCCGCTGCAACCGAGGCCCATGTTGAGCTGCAGCTCGACCCCACCTTCCAACCCCACTTCGACCTCTATGACGGTCTGGTGCTGAAGGTCGTCTGCCAGGGCGTCGATGCTCCAGTCGAGATCGCCAGTGGTGGTCGTTACGACGCCCTGGTGGAGCGCTTTGGTGGTGCGGCCTCAGGCCTCGGGTTCAGCTTCGACCTCGAGGCAATCCAGGGACTGCTTGGAACAGAGAACACTGCACCGCAGCAACGGGCCGTCACGCTGCTCAGCGTTCGAGACCTCAGTCAGCTTCCCGCGGCCTTTGCCGCCCAGGCTGAACAGCATGCCAAGGGTCAAGCCTGCATGCTCCTGGATCGCCCCTGTGGCTCAGAGGCTGAGGCACAAGCCGAAGCCGCAGCACGCGGTTGCCAAGCCGTGATCTGGATGGGCTGA
- a CDS encoding 4Fe-4S dicluster domain-containing protein: MAHTIVTDVCEGVADCVDACPVACINPGTGANAKGTEFYWIDFDTCIDCGICLQVCPVAGAIVPEEKPELQRAA; this comes from the coding sequence ATGGCTCACACGATCGTCACCGACGTCTGCGAAGGCGTGGCCGATTGCGTTGATGCCTGCCCTGTGGCCTGCATCAACCCAGGAACGGGAGCCAACGCGAAGGGAACCGAGTTCTACTGGATCGACTTCGACACCTGCATCGACTGCGGCATCTGCCTTCAGGTCTGCCCCGTTGCGGGTGCCATCGTCCCCGAGGAGAAGCCAGAGCTCCAGCGCGCCGCCTAA
- a CDS encoding DUF3598 family protein, translating to MSSQWDNFLRNLGEWRGTFCGLAADGSIADTTPSILRLEEGEEERLVRFSLRRFGPEGYDGVPIHEIAQDYRNLGKQVVFFENGTFCKGTLQVSPGAEFGGEFGFVDGDRRHRLVQLHGNDGRFSKLVLIREFRSGGHGEEQPSASLDRLAGQWSGQASTISADWPEPSLDQTSFQISQEGAQGFSLRTQIGPQEHEISGVLQGPCLGTAGGEQELQLQLLPDAGFNLRPVQVSHRAAFQLEAGWMPTPNSMQRLIRRYDASGAWLSATQIRATRSAG from the coding sequence ATGTCCAGTCAGTGGGACAACTTCCTACGCAACCTGGGCGAGTGGCGAGGGACGTTTTGCGGCTTAGCCGCCGATGGATCGATCGCCGACACGACCCCATCGATTTTGCGGTTGGAGGAAGGAGAGGAGGAGCGTTTAGTGCGCTTCAGCCTGCGCCGCTTTGGCCCGGAGGGTTACGACGGTGTCCCTATCCATGAGATAGCGCAGGACTACCGAAACCTCGGCAAACAGGTCGTGTTTTTCGAGAACGGGACGTTCTGCAAGGGCACGTTGCAGGTGTCCCCAGGTGCCGAATTTGGTGGGGAGTTCGGCTTTGTGGATGGCGACCGGCGCCACCGTTTGGTGCAACTGCACGGCAATGACGGTCGCTTTAGCAAGTTGGTTCTGATCCGCGAATTCCGCTCGGGCGGCCACGGAGAAGAGCAACCCTCCGCGAGCCTCGATCGCCTGGCCGGCCAATGGAGCGGTCAGGCTTCCACCATCAGTGCCGACTGGCCGGAACCCAGCCTTGATCAGACCTCCTTCCAGATCAGCCAAGAGGGTGCCCAGGGGTTTTCGCTCCGCACCCAGATCGGTCCCCAGGAACACGAGATCAGCGGTGTCCTGCAGGGTCCCTGCCTCGGAACCGCTGGCGGCGAGCAGGAGCTGCAGCTGCAGTTGCTCCCGGATGCCGGCTTCAACCTGCGTCCCGTCCAGGTCAGCCATCGCGCTGCCTTTCAGCTTGAGGCTGGTTGGATGCCAACGCCCAACAGCATGCAGCGCTTGATCCGTCGCTACGACGCGTCCGGTGCCTGGCTCTCAGCCACCCAGATCAGGGCAACGCGTTCTGCGGGCTGA